The sequence GATGTGGTTGTCTCCCGACTCGGCGCTGTAGGGCTCGGCGGTCATGCCTTCCGTCTCCCACGCGAGGATGCCCCCGGCTGATGTCCGCGGAAATTCATCCGCGTCCGCCTGGTGGCTAAAGAGGCGCTCGACGCTGTGATGGATGAGGTGGTAGCGGCGATATTCGAGCATCTTCCGCATCACCAGGCGCGCCGCGTGGCGCACACCTTCCGACTTGGACCTCGAAGCCTGGAGCCGACCCAGTTCCTCGATCACCTGGTGCAGGAGCACCACAACATTGCCACCGGTGAGGAGTCGATCGAGGGCGTCCGGGTTTTCGATCAAGGCCGAGGTGTCAGGGATGTACACCGTGCCGGATAGGCCATCAGCCGTACTGTGCATCGGCGTTCAGTGTACCACCAATTCTCCTATTGCAGTCTCCTCTGATAAGCGTCTTGTACCATGAGCCCATGACGCTCTTCGAGGGATCCCTGCTGGTCGCAAATGCACCCCTGAAATGGCATCCAAGACTGGCACGCATGGCGTCCACGGCGAGCCCTCTGCTGGCGGCGGATGGCGGCGCCAACCACCTTGCCCGTATCGGACTTCGGCCAGAAAAGGTGATCGGCGACCTCGACTCCATCAGCACAAGCGCCAGGGCCTGGCTCGGAGAGCCGAGCATGCTCCACCTCCCGGACCAGAGTCGGACGGACCTCGACAAGGCAGTCGCGTATGCGTTCGATGAGATGGGAGTCGAGCGACTCACCGTGCTGGCAGCCCTCGGAGGCCGCACGGATCACGATGCCAGCAACCTGGGGTTGCTCGCTCGGCTGGCAATGGGCGAGCGATTGGTTTTCGAGGATGTCGGTCAGCGGGTCCTGGCCTTGATCGGGGAAGCCGCGCTGCTCGCCGCCCCGGGTGAGGCCTGGTCATTCTGGACCTTCGACCCGGCGGTCCGGGTCTCGATTGACGGAGTTCGCTGGCAGGTTCGTGATGCCGACCTCAGCGCTGGGACCACGCCCTCGATATCAAACGAAGCGACCGGGGAAGAGATCCGCATCCAGGCGACCGGCGGCGCCGTCGTCGTAGCGCGCCACTACCGTTAGAACGTTTGAACGT is a genomic window of Acidobacteriota bacterium containing:
- a CDS encoding thiamine diphosphokinase — its product is MTLFEGSLLVANAPLKWHPRLARMASTASPLLAADGGANHLARIGLRPEKVIGDLDSISTSARAWLGEPSMLHLPDQSRTDLDKAVAYAFDEMGVERLTVLAALGGRTDHDASNLGLLARLAMGERLVFEDVGQRVLALIGEAALLAAPGEAWSFWTFDPAVRVSIDGVRWQVRDADLSAGTTPSISNEATGEEIRIQATGGAVVVARHYR